Below is a genomic region from Salvelinus fontinalis isolate EN_2023a chromosome 2, ASM2944872v1, whole genome shotgun sequence.
TGTGATCAAAGGTATGATCATTAAAGATGTCTTTCACAATGTAACAAATTAAATAAATGACAGAAACATCATGTTTAGCAGACACTATTTTGCATCAAGCCTGTCTTGAGCATTTGGCCATAGGTTCTCATCGGAATCGCAGTAAATATTCTCATTGTTTATGCACATGGGGAAAAACATTTTGGCATGGCGAATCCAAGCCTGACATAGGTCTGGGTTGATGCTATTGCATGCCTCCTCCATGGCGTGAAGGAGGGTGGCACGCTCGTGGCGATGGCAATCCTACATGTTTCACCTGTATGGTAATCGTGgattgtattttacagtattgtattgaATTTATGTATTGTAGTGGTCCTGTACTTTGCTCAGATTATAAGAGCAcggcactagcaacaccagagttgtgggttcaattcccactgggGACACATACCAAAATGTGTGGACTGTTATCATTTTGTGTCTGCTATGTAAATGGTAGGTATTACAGTACTGTGTTGGCCAATGCAATTTTAGTAAAGcagtgtgaccccccccccccctcccccttactGTGAAGTAAAATCATAACAGTCATCATCATAGTAGTACATTcgagattataaactgggtggttcgagccctgaatgatgattggctgacagccatggtatatcagaccgtataccacgggtatgacaaaacatttatttttactgcgcatattggtaaccagtttataatagcaattaggcacctctggggtttgtggtatattgtaAATTAGTTGATAGACCaaaaagaaagagagttccaaacctgtctgccaataacagctagttttcagttgtcctcctcactcccagacagtcctagcaaaattattgcttgagaaattgctctttgctaagaagattttttgtttattttttaccattctaattgaaaacaatcacagcaaGTTACTTAATTGTAACCCAGAAATGCTTAGATATTGAAATAAAAATGACTGCATGGGTTCTTTaagcacacaacaacaacacaagtcAAATGTCTGGCAGTGAGCAATGATAAGGTGATCCTGCCAGGCTGATCATTCCGTCCCCCTCCACAGTGCCAGGGCTCTCTGTTACATAACTATACAGTCAGCCTCAGCTGCTGGGAAGAGACACTTAaatgaacacacagagagagagagagaggagagagaggagagagagagagagagagagagagagagagagagagagagagagagcacgcacacacacaaaacacacgtacgcacagagagagagagagagagcacgcacacacacaaaacacacgtacgcacagagagagatagagagagagagcacgcacacacacaaaacacacgtacgcacagagagagagagagagagcacgcacacacacaaaacacatctacgcacagagagagagagagagagagagcacgcacacacacaaaacacatctacgcacagagagagagagagagagagcacgcacacacacaaaacacacgtacacacagagagagagagagagagagagcacgcacacacacaaaacacacgtacgcacagggagagacagagagagagcgagagagagcgcatgcacacacacaaaacacacgtacgcacagagagagagagagagagagcacgcacacacacaaaacacacgtacgcacagggagagagagagagagagagagagagagagagagagagagagagagagagagagagagagagagagagagagagagagaaaaaattccttgttttaggtcagttagaatcaccactatattttattttaagaatgtgaatgtcagagaatgatttatttaagcttttatttctttcatcacattccctgtgggtcagaagtttacatacatgcaattagtatttggcagcattgcctttaaattgtttaacttgggtcaaacgtttcgggtagcctcccacaagcttcccacaataagttgggtgaaatttggcccattcctcctgacagagctggtgcaactgagtaaggtttgtaggcctccttgctcgcacacactttttcagttctgcccacaaatattctataggattgaggtcagggctttgtgatggccactccaataccatgactttgttgtccttaagtcatttttgcacaactttggaagtatgcttggggtcattgtccatttggaagacccatttgcaaccaagctttaaacatcctgactgatgtcttgagatgttgcttcaataaatccacatgattttcttgcctcatgatgccatctattttgtgaagtgcaccagtccctgctgcagcaaagcacccccacaacatgatgctgccacccccgtgcttcacggttgggatggtgttcttcggcatgcaagaataccccttttccctccaaacataacgatggtcattatggccaaacagttctattttctagtttcatcagaccagaggacatttctccaaaaagtacaatctttgtccccatgtgcagttgcaaacagtagtctgttttttttatggcggttttggagcagtggcttcttccttgctgagcggcctttcaggttatgccgatataggactcattttactgtggatatagatacctttgtaccagtttcctccagcatcttcacaaggtcctttgctgttgttcttggattgatttgcacttttcgcaccaaagtacgttcatctctaggagacagaacgcgtctccttcctgagaggtatgacggctgcgtggtcccatggtgtttatacttgcatactattgtttgtacagatgaatgtggtaccttcaggtgtttggaaattgctcccaatgatgaaccagacttgtggaggtctacatgttttttttctgaggtcttggctgatttcttttgattttaccatgatgtcaagcaaagaggcactgagtttgaaggtaggccttgaaatacatctgcaggtatacctccaattgactcaaattatgtcaattagccgatcagaagcttctaaagccatgacataattttctggaattttccaagctgtttaaaggcacagtcaacttagtgtatgtaaacttctgacccactggaattgtgatacagtgaattataagtgaaataatctgtcagtaaacaattgttgaaaaaattacttgtgtcatgcacaaagtagatgtcctaaccaacttgacaaaactatagtttgttaacaaggaatttgtggagtggttgaaaaacgagttttaatgactccaacttaagtgtatgtaactcCAACTTTGTAAAATTGATAGGTGGCTAcggatgtagaatcttaatttgaaccGCAGCAGGAATATATTCCtgagcaacaggaaatgtaaattatGTGGATTGTAATTAATGGCCATTTTCGTAGGGGTTGAATCATTTtccgttagggcaaatcaagtctgaaatttcaaagtggaaattacaaactttagaagccttgtCCAGTCAGTGTGTCCCCTCCACAAAAAGTTGAGTAATTAATTTAACATCTGAAAAACGTAAAAACAGGGCAAATCTGAGGGAGCGCGTGGCTTTGTTCCCCCTTGTTccccactgtctgtctgtgttctaaGAAACAGGCTGCTGCCCTGTTGAGAGATGGACCCTCACCAGTGTCATTCTCACGTAACATTACAGACAGCTGACCATCAACATCCTCACACCCCTGTGAACCCAGAGGGACGAGCACGCCCAGGACAGGCCAGGTCAGAGGCTATCTCTGTGGGGCGTGGCTCACAGCAGGCATGGCTGAGCCAGTGTTGGAGCTGTGACCACACCATGCCGACATGTGACTGGGAGTTTAGAGCTCCCCGTGGACACATTAACCctcccaaacaaacacacaacttGGTCTGCAGGATCAGGTTGCCACTTTATTTCCCATATCAACTTTACAATAGAACATAAGACACATGCTGCATCCCCTTCAACTCACCAAACATCCCAAATACTCTCACAATCTTGACATGTACTTAAAGTGACCATTAGATACCCACATACTGCAACCTCCACTgttcacacagacccacacactcaTTCAAAGTTGAGTCATCTTGTTACTAAACTCATCTCTGTAAACTTCATGAACAAAAACACACTAGTACCTCTTGATAAGCATGATCCGTAAGGAAATTGACAActcaaaaatattttatttgtttacTACACATTTATTACAAGGTAATCTTAATGACTGGTTTTAAAACACTGTCTTGTGACTAGATAAAACAAGTGCTGATAATCATGAGACAAAGTGCTGTGGAACAGGACAGCTGTGCCCTACGGGTTTCAGTGCTGTGTTTACTGTGTCCACTGTGTTCCCTGGTGGAGACCAATAATGAACAGACCCAAGGAGTTGGGTAACTAACACTGTCAGATGGATTAAAAAAATGGCAGGGTGATAACCTCCAAAACTCTCCCTAATATACCTGAGACCCAGCtaagaaaaataagaaaaacagAACCATATTGGATCACGGTTCTGATGAGGAGAAAGGAAAgctgtatatttttgttcaaaccTCAGGCTCTACTAAATTTGAATCGCGGAAGTGCAGCGTTACAGAgtgattgaaatgtaaaggcaaAGTTCCCGTGttagcagagactgcattcacggtaaacactgcaTGTGTCTGTTCAATCaaaaattacctttacatttctattgcACAATTTGTAACACTTCAGCAACACAGATTGAATAGATCCCCTAGTGTTAGTGCAAATTGGGAGAGTATTTTCAGAATCAGACATCCTAGTACTGTATACTCCCAACTCTGCAAAATAAACTAACTACTGCCCCCTGTCGACTGTTTGAGGTCATTGCAGCTCCTGTTCTGCCTAGAAgttgtcctctcttccactcccatCTTCCTCATCCAGCCTCTCGTCCTCATCATCGCCCCCTTCTCCGTTCATGGTGCGGTTCACTCTGGCCAGTAGCAACGGCAGGTTGACGGCTAATGGGTTGTCCTCATCTTCATCATCAGTATCACGCTTGGGATAGAAGCGTCTAGCCTTCGCCAAGAAGTCCTCAGCAGCATCCAGGTATATGAGACGATCCTATatgaaaaggagagagaaggggaagagagaggaagatggagggtgAAAAATAAAGAGTGGAGGAAAAAGAGAAAAGACCCAAAGAGGGAAGGAAGAAAgagtaaagagaggaagaggggaggcataagagtcatcatcatcaaacAGGAAGTGATTTGGAGAAAGAAGTGGAAGACATAACCATGATACAAAATGTCCCCCTCTGTTAGATTCTGTTCTCACCAGGATGAAGAGGTATCTTTCaggtggggcctcccgggtgttGAAGATAGACGTCTCAGAGTGGAGCGTGTGCAGTAGTGTGCGTGACGCCGAGGCGTTCTTCATACGGTCATACGACGCACTGGCAGACACCGTCAGCAGAGACTCCGCCTCCGCCATGAACCCTGAGCCAATGAGAGTTCACAGTTGCTGAGATGAGATTTTATTCATTTTGTCTTTCTCTCATGTTACCCTTCCATTGGTTCTCCCTCACCCTCATGTTACCCTTCCATTGGTTCTCCCTCACCCTCATGTTACCCTTCCATTGGTTCTCCCTCACCCTCATGTTACCCTTCCATTGGTTCTCCCTCACCCTCATGTTACCCTTCCATTGGTTCTCCCTCACCCTCATGTTACCCTTCCATTGGTTCTCCCTCACCCTCATGTTACCCTTCCATTGGTTCTCCCTCACCCTCATGTTACCCTTCCATTGGTTCTCCCTCACCCTCATGTTACCCTTCCATTGGTTCTCCCTCACCCTCATGTTACCCTTCCATTGGTTCTCCCTCACCCTCATGTTACCCTTCCATTGGTTCTCCCTCACCCTCATGTTACCCTTCCATTGGTTCTCCCTCACCCTCATGTTACCCTTCCATTGGTTCTCCCTCACCCTCATGTTACCCTTCCATTGGTTCTCCCTCACCCTCATGTTACCCTTCCATTGGTTCTCCCTCACCCTCATGTTACCCTTCCATTGGTTCTCCCTCACCCTCATGTTACCCTTCCATTGGTTCTCCCTCACCCTCATGTTACCCTTCCATTGGTTCTCCCTCACCCTCATGTTACCCTTCCATTGGTTCTCCCTCACCCTCATGTTACCCTTCCATTGGTTCTCCCTCACCCTCATGTTACCCTTCCATTGGTTCTCCCTCACCCTCATTTTACCCTTCCATTGGTTCTCCCTCACCCTCATTTTACCTTTCCATTGGTTCTCCCTCACCCTCATGTTACCCTTCCATTGGTTCTCCCTCACCCTCATGTTACCCTTCCATTGGTTCTCCCTCACCCTCATTTTACCCTACCATTGGTTCTCCCTCACCCTCATTTTACCCTTCCATTGGTTCTCCCTCATCCTCATTTTTCCATTCCATTTGTTCTCTCTCACCTAAATTCTCCAGGATCATCTTCCACTTGTCCCTGACCTCCCGACGCAGATCTCTCATACCCTCAATGTCCACACTCAGACGCCGGTGTGCCTATAGAGGGAAAGGGTACAGGGTTACATACAAACAATATTAACCTAGTGCACAACTATCACCACAAACACAGGCCAATCAACTAGAGTAAGTCTACTGTGAGATGTGCAGCACATTCACCCAACAAACAGGAGACAACAGAGGACAGGCATGGTACCCAGTTggataatgtaggcctacattatacTAGAGTGCATAAAATGCACCATCTACTGGCTGATGGAGGTAAAGTGTTGTATGCTGCCCTGCAAAACCTTGTAGACAGAGCAGACAATCTAGCATAACTTCACGCTGCCTCTCCTTTCCCCAGATTTCTCATTTTGTCCACCTCCCACTGgtcacagacgtcaattcaacgtctattccatgttgattcaatgccatttcattgaaatgacatggaaacaacgttgattcaaccagtgtgcgcCCAGTGGGTTGTTTCCCCCTCTTAGGGACCCAAACTCTCTGTTGTCATACAGTAAgtatcccctgtccccctccctgggTCCCCCCTCTGGTACCAGCGAGCCCCTGCGGGTCTGGTTCCTGTTCTGGATGAGGTTGTACAGGATCCGGTCATCGTCTCTCTCCGAGTGGCTCGGGTCGCCTGGCTCACTCCATAGGTTCTGTTCCTGTTCCCTTCGCTTCTTCGCCTCGCGGTCAAAGTACTCCAAAGTGTCAGGACTGAAACAAATAGACAaatagacactcacacacacaggcgcgTGGTCTATCAGGGGAACATCGGGATGACTATGAAGCTGTTATCAATTCAATAGATATAGAGAGGATCTTTGTTTGTTGGTTGGTTCCACACCTGTGAATTACACTAGTGTGACTAAATCGGAGGGCTGTGGATGGAGAGCATGGCATATCTCTCAAATCTATGGACTGGTGTGGAGAGACATAAGGAGGGTGAGAAATCACATGAGGAATTGACACAGTTTGTTTTTAAGCATCCTATTGTGTGCCGCGATAAGTGTGTGtaagtcacaggaggttggtgtccCCTTAATTGGGGTgtacgggctcatggtaatggcaggagcggaataggtggaatgatatcaaatacatcaaaacacgtttgatgccgttccagacattactatgagccgtcctcccctcagcagcctcctgtggtggaAGTGTGTCAGGTTGTCATGGTGATAAATGCATATGTCATGGGCTGTCATGGTGATAAGTGTGTACGTCATGGCGATAAGTGTGAATGTCAGTGTGTCATGGCGATAAGTGTGAATGTCAGTGTGTCATGGCGATAAGTGTGAATGCCAGTGTGTCATGGATTGCATACCTGATTAAAggctccttctcctcctcactTTCATCATCGctatagcagcagcagcagcaacagaacCGAGCACAGAACCTCTTGAAGGCAGCCCCCATctctgatagagagacagagagggtagtagagcggTCGGAGAAGATAGTGTGAGAGCAGTTAGAGGTCCAGATAAGGTCTAGTGTCCAGATATGGTTAAACTCTTCAAAACAAGAGGGGGCATACGGTACCGTTTTTCAAGTCCTATCCAGGTACAGGACAGGTAAGAAGGGAAAAAAAATGTCCTCTCCACCGGTGTAGTTGGTCACACTATATCCACCTCTTTCTGTCTACCAGTTCCCTGTTGTGGCTGCTGAGGATAGGTGACCCAGTGGTGTAGAATGAGGGCTTGGACCTGGAACCTTGGTCACACCCTCCGAGTTTGATTCCAAAACAATATCCACAGGAACAAAGAGAAAAAGTTTGTCAAGCACTCACAGAGCTGCTGAGAGCTGTTGCCTCCACACTGACAAAATTAGTTTCAAGACAAATATCTCGTTCAGACAAAAACCAGTCTAAAAGAGTCAAGAGTGAACAGGTAATTTTCAACTAGTTTCCAGACACAAAAGTTACAGATCTATGGGTTCAAATCTCCATCCGACATCCACCCTGTATATACTAGTGTGGAATCCTCTTCTCATTCCAGGTCCCGATGTCTGAGGTCCAGAAGAGGTAGCTAGCTAGGGTCTCCAAATCCTGGCCCAGAGACTTTCCTCCTGGAAGAGAGGATGACCCAGGGAATGTCTCAGCACAAAGAGAGTACCGAgtagcctctcccctcttactcaTCACCACAGACCCACACAAGACCCAACTCAGTCACAACCCAGTCATGTGAGCTGAACGATCCTCTGCCCCCCAGCAGCAATAGCAAGGCCCTAGCTCCTGTACCCCCACTTTGCTGCCCACATTCTTATCTCCTTTATCCATCCAATCATATACACTTAAAACTACATACTCCACAAATGAAAGAAGCCTAGGCTACATATTTCAAACAAAACAAGCTTTTGTTTAGGGAATGTACTGCTTCGAAGTAAAATATTTGTTGTTAAATGTCATCGCCCCTAGGCCAATAATCTGGATGTATTCTAAACATAGTGGAAATGGTAAAATAGCAAATATATCAGAGAACTGTTTCATCAGTAAACAAGATAATCAGTGCTCCTATTATAAAAAGACTAGATTCTATCCATGCAGAATGGA
It encodes:
- the LOC129829422 gene encoding melanoregulin-like, which gives rise to MGAAFKRFCARFCCCCCCYSDDESEEEKEPLISPDTLEYFDREAKKRREQEQNLWSEPGDPSHSERDDDRILYNLIQNRNQTRRGSLAHRRLSVDIEGMRDLRREVRDKWKMILENLGFMAEAESLLTVSASASYDRMKNASASRTLLHTLHSETSIFNTREAPPERYLFILDRLIYLDAAEDFLAKARRFYPKRDTDDEDEDNPLAVNLPLLLARVNRTMNGEGGDDEDERLDEEDGSGREDNF